The sequence TGCGAATTCCGCGAAGTATGCGAATCACAAACGTATACACAACCTTCCATCGACTTCGCATATTAAGATTTCGCGAATCGAAATCATAATCTGCGAAGCACGCGATCTTCCGCGAATAACTTCAAGTACAGATTTTACAAATTTCTAACCTCAAAAACAACATCAACAAGTTAAAAGCAATTTAAACATATGAAACTAACATCATACTTACATGACAATGCTTGGGCTTGGATTGATGTGTTCCAATGAAGGGCCTTAATGAAAAATAAGAGAGGGAGAGCTGTAGAGAATGGTTTACTCGCGTAGAAAAAAAGAAGGGGAGGAATTGTGATTAAGTTTcttatatatatgaagggtatTGCGGGTATTTCAAAATGAATCGGTCTATATATATAAGTTGGTTGATAATGAGTCTGaaaatgtaaatgggcctcctattacacccatttttgtaattttccctaaaaaaaaaagtgttatttgacctaaaataaattaaacttaaatAGTTTGTTTAGGTGAAATCCATCTTTTATCAACTTCTCCGCCTTTGCTGAAACAGCGTGGAGCGCCCGTTGTAATTATTTGCAATCACAACAAACCCACAAATACTAGTCCAAATTCCAATTCAATCTCATCTTGCTGCTCCTTATCAATGTCTGACCCATCAAACCAGTGAGCTTCTCTATCACCCTCtcctttttattatatttataacatcATTGAAGCGTTTGCTTGATTTGCATGCATATGCATTTACAGAGAGGTTCTCGCTCGAAATCAGAAAAGAGGACCCCAATTCAAGTTCTTGGTTCCTCTTATCTATGCACCCGTTCTTCCTCTAAGTAAGtttgtttcttattttcttcTATGCCTGAGATATTCAGGCTTTTAACCATAGGTTCGCCCCGCGTTCGATTGCAGTTCGGATCGCTCTGCGTAGAAATCCTGTTGTGAGGGACCGTGTGTTTACGGCTGTATTAGCTGGTGGCTTTGCTCATGGCTTTTACTTGGTGTATCCTTTCTTCTTCAATGAAATTCATTCTTTAATTCTGCAATATGATTTTGACCTGTTTTTGCTGAGTATAATTCATCATATTTTGGTGTGCTTATTTTGGTTTTTGAAACTACTCAGATTTCTGCGATGTTGATTTATTTTGAGCTTGTTACTGAATATTCTTTCTGTTAGGGTTCATGCTTCCTAAATTTAGTTTGAATTGCATCAAAACTGAAACCAGATGAATACTGAACTGCCTACAAATTTAGGAAGATGGTTACTGGGAGAGCGGATTTAGCCTCAATGCATAAAATAGTGCGGATTTAGCCTCAATGCATAAAATAGTGCAGATTTAGCCTCAATTTATAAAATAGTGCAATCTTAAGGCAGGCAGTGCAATGAAAAAACTCATCTTCGGTTAAATGAGGCTTGAAATGTTAGGCTTGAGATTGCACTATTTTTGTATCTGAAGCGCAAATCCGCTCTTCCCCCATAACCATAGGGCTAAATTTGTGCCTTATCCCTCGTTCTGATTATTTTCCTTAAACAATGTGAGAGCACAAAATCCTTACTAATGGAAGTAGGGGAGGAATTTCATTGGTTAGACTTAGGCATCTATTGGAAAGTTGTTAATGAATATTTTAGGTTGGCCCAGAATATATATGCTGCACATTACATAGTACAATTATGAATTGCCAAAACACGAATTTACCCATGAGTTAGCTTGTCTAGACTTTGGAGGTATCAGTTGATAGTTCAACTTATGATGCAAATGAAGACCAGATTAATGGATgttttgggttttatttttcaattgaaAAGGAACCCTAAGATGATATATTCTggattttcattttaaatttaaaagggTGCCTAGAATGATTATTGGAATTCCTCTTTTATGATTTGAGTTTAATATATTTCCAAATGTTTGGTTAATACCTAACAAAAAAGTGTCCTTGCATAGTTCCCTTAAAAGCTATGAAAATATGGTATTGCTGGATGTATCTTTGTACGACTATTTGGATATTGTTATTGGAACTTGTTAGCAAGGATGCAAAGACCTTAAGGGATAAAGACACAAAGGATGGGCCTAGGTTTTGGAGGGTCTACGAGGGAAGGAAGGGAGGACAAGTGGCAAAGTAACATTGGTGTGTTTGTACACGAGTCTGTATGTGTGTTGGTTACGAGGTTATTAAATAAAGGAGGCTGTGAGAAAGGGACAAAGTGTGTTTACCCTATTTTGGACCTCCTTAGGGGAGGGGCTTGTCCCTGTGAGTGGGTATATTCCCATTGTATTCATCTCATATCATCCCTGTTATCTATCTTATCTTCATTATCTTCATCAATTTAACATTAGAGTATTCTTCTTCTCTAAGCTTtctcttttacttttatttatctTAAGTTGTTGGTCATTCTTTATCATTTTGGTCTAACCTACCGGATCCTTGAACCATCGGTGATTGTGGGGTATGAAAAACTCAATGGAATGGGGAAACATATCTCCATGTTGTCTCAATCCATGGTCGCCATGTTGTCTCAATAAATGTCTACGGTGCAGATTGCTTTTGAGGAGTTTCAAGTTAGGATATCCTACTGGATGAAGCAGCAAGAAAAGCAGTCGGTGAATGCAGATGGAATCTATTTCACGAGGAAGGGCTACACGGATTAATGAGACGGAATGCAACGATGAGGGTGGAGCTCAGGTTGGTCAGAATACCACCTCGAGACCAAGGAGTCAACTGGAGCTTGTTCCACGGACCCCTCGATGTACATCTGCAACCTTGAGGGCAGAATAGCCTTTATTGAACGGAGATGTCAGGGCGACGATCAACAATTGGTTGAGAAACAACTAAGGCATCATTCGTAATAGTTGCAGCACGTACTCCAGTCCGGTTTTGTTGGTAAAAAAGAAAGATGAGTCGTGGAGGTTGTGCGTGGACTACCAGGCGTTGAACAAAGTCACGATACTGGATAACTATCCCATTTTGATATGCCGATTCGATCTTGGAATTGGAATAAGTTGGGCAGCGGATCATGCAATCTACGAATTACTTTATGAGTTACTAAGAGTCCGCTACTTCTTAAAGGTGGATCTAAAATCGGGCTACTACCAAATTCCgatgaaggaagaagatgtGGAGAAAACTGCGGTTAGGATTCATGACGGACACTATGAGTACTTGGTGATGCCGTTTGGCTTGATGAATGCTCTGGCGACATTCCAAGCCACCATGAATGAAATTTTCAGGTCTTACCTCCACTAGTCGATTCTTGTTTTCTTAGATGATATTCTGATATTTAGTGATAGTTGGGAAGAGCAATTAAAGCATGCCAAGGAAGCCTTGGGTTACGACACCATCAGTTTGTGGCTAACTTCAAAAATTGCCAGTTTGGGGGCAGCACAATAGAGTATTTGGGGCACGTGATTTCAGGTGATAGAGTTGCCATGGATCCAGTAAAAGCAGAAGCAATTGTATCTTGGCCAGTCCCCCATTCTGTGGAAGGCGTGAGAGGGTTTCTTGGACTCATCGGTTATTACCGGAAATTCATTGTTAACTATGGAAAAATAGCTAGACCGCTCACTGATTTGACCAAGAAAGATGGGTTCAACTTGACTGCTGAATTTCAGCAGGCTTTCGAAGCTCTAGAACAGGTACTAATGACAGCACCAGTGTTGGCGTTACCCAATTTTGCCGAGACATTTGATATTGAGTGCGACGCTTCCAGTAGAAGAATTGGAGCAGTCCTAATGCAAAATTCCAGACTTATTGCTTTCTTTAGCAAGGCGTTGGCAGCCCGCAATTTGGCTAAATCCGCTTATGACAAAGTAATTATGGGTTTAGCTCTAACTATTGCACGGCAAGAATTTTAGGGTCTTtattgccaaaaaaaaaaaagtctgaaACGTTTGCTCAACCAACGCTTTACTACTTGTGATCAGCATAACTGAATGGCCAAACTCTTGGACTAttagtttgaatttttttataagcTTGGAAATCTCAACATGGTTGCTGATTCCTTTTCCCGCAGGGGCGAGGACAAAGCTCTCTCCTCATTGATTGCCTCCTGTACGCAATGGGAAGATGGAGCCCAACTTACCAAAGAAGTGGATGTTCAACTGAACAAAATAAGATCAGACTTACAGCAGAATCCACACTCATGGTCGAGTTTCCAATTGAAAGAAGGGATACTGCTATAAAAGAGCAGATTGGTGATTTCGACCAAATCAGCCCTTAGCCCGTCGTTACTGTAGGAGTTTCTCGCTTCTCCGACGAGTGGACATTTCGAATTTTATAGGACTTATCGTAGATTGGCTGCTAACGTTTATTGGGTCGAGATGAGCAAATCAGTCAAAGATTTTGTTCGAAATTGTGATGTAGTTGGCTAACTCCGCCtatgagggtcacttggtggcatttatagccggtcccaagcccgtacaaaggaggagggttgcggtaggtttgtggtggccagcgtaaaacttagccacatcttatgacatgaaccaacatatgtacggagtgttgggcagtgaaacactgtcacattcataagatgtcagtgagatgtgtggtcatacgagaaagtaGGGGGTTACagctattgagaataaaatgagggaaaaccgactaaggtggtttggccatgtaagacgaagagcgcttgatgcgccggttaggaggactgaagagtggcaaagggatgtagtggtgaggggtaggagAAGActtaagcaaacttggaggagggtgatcgagagtgatatgagtttattggggattgaggaaaatatggtagtggataggacaaagtggagggagagaatttgtgtcgctgacacgacttgatttcacggttttatatgatggttcatgttagccgaccccgaatcatttcgggactaaggctttgttgttgttgttgtgatGTAGTTGGCTCTAGCTGGTCTACTTCAACCGCTTAATATCCCTAATATAGTTTGGCACCGGGCTGCCAAAATCCAAAGGATTCGATGCTATCTTTTTGGTGGTAGATTGTTTGAGTAAGTACGTACATTTTGTCCTACTTAAACACCCGTACCTAGCTCGATCACTCGTTGACATTTTTGCCAAAGAGGTGGTGCGACTCCACGGCATTCCAAAAACAATTGTAAGTGATCGGGAACCAATCTTCATGAGCCATTTCTGGTCTGAATTGTTTAGAATCCAAGGAACTTTGCTACAAATGTCATCCACATATCATCCGGAGACGGACGAGCAAACGGAGGTGACTAATCATTGTTTGGAGGCGTATTTGAGGTGTTTTGCTGTGGAACAACCCCAAACTTGGGCTCATTGGCTTCCATGGGCGGAATATTGGTTGAATACCACCTTCCACGTATCCACTGGTATGACCCCATTCGAAGTAGTTTATGGAAGAAAGCCCCCGACTCCATCTTAGTTCATTCTGGGAGAGATTAAAGTGGAATGGGTGGCAAGAGAGCTAGAAGACAGGTCTGAAGTCCTAACACAATTGAAAGCACATTTGGCCAAGGCTCAGGAATCAATGAAGAACATCGCCGAGATGTGATTTTCAACGAAGGGGACTGGGTTTACCTAAAGCTGTGACCCTATAAGCAACAATCTATCGTTTGGAGGGTAAACCAGAAGCTGGGCATCGGGCCAGTGGCATATGAACTGCAACTTCCGGAGCAGTCCAAGGTTCACCCCGTTTTTCATGACCCAATGCTGAAACTGACAACCACAGTACGAAACGTGGAACCTTTGTTTCCAACGGGATTTGAAATATTTGTCGATGAGTCCACATAACCTGAAATAGTGCTAGCTACAAGAACAACTCTCCGACAGGGTGAGAGCATACAGCAACGGCTCATTCAGTGGAGCAACCGAAGCATCGAAGAGGCCACATGGGAGGATGAAACTCACATAAAGTCCTAATTTCCCCATTTCAGTGGATGGCATTGTTAACAAGGATGCAAGGACCTTAAGGGATAAAGACACTAAGGTTTGGAGGTCTATGAGAGAAGGAAGGAAGGACATGTGGCAAAGTAACATTGGTCTGTTTGTATGTGTGTCGGTTAGGATGTTATTGAATAAAGGAGGAGGCTGTGAGAAAGGGTCAGAATGTGTTTACCTTATTCTGAACCTGCTGTCTGTAGCAGAGGTCAGGGGAGGGGCTTGTCCCTGTGAGTGGGTATATTCCCATTGTATTCATCTTATATCATCCCTGTTATCTATCTTATGTTCATTATCTTCTTCTCTAAGCTTTCTCTTTTACTTGGTTATTTCTCTTAAGTTGCTGGTTATTCTCTATCAGAACTGAAATTCCTTTTTCGTTCCCATTGGATCACACTATTGAGTTCATTCAGAGTCCCATGTTGTTTAGGGTGCACCGGTGTTTGGTATTCAAGTGAATTTTGGTGTAGACGAATCTTCTTGTGTACAGCCTTAGCTTAGATCTATGACCTCTAAGTCCATTATGTCAAAGATCAGTGTCTTAGGTCTGTATTTCATTGTATAAATATTTCCTTTATGGAAGATTCAGGAGTCTCATTACATTGCCTATTACTCAATATGCCTATGCAGTTCTTGTAGTTTGTGAGGTTGATACTTTACTGATAATAGCATGCAAGTTGTGTAGCTACAACTGATAGATATATCACCAAGGTCTGATGATTGATTATATGATAAATTCAACAGGAAATTAGGCTATTTCAATGATGCAAATGGCTCAAATTCCTGAGCATATCCAAAATTTCCTTTTTACCTTTTTGCAACTGAATAAAGGTTCAACAGTTGGGAGAAATTGGGCCAAGGGAAAACATCTTGCCATAGAATTATGTTTTCAATAAGTGGGGTTTATGAGAAGAGAATTTGGAAATATTTCTAGCCTTGGACATGTTTGTAACTAGTTTGGAAACTCAAAATATGTTTTGTTACTGCAGGCCGAAGCCTTATCAAAGTAATGGTCTCAAATTGTGGAACTTGTATTTGATTTTAtagaatttaataatttttatttgccGGGCAATTTAACTGCATTgactaaataataacaataataagacTTAATCTTGTGAATTTATGGTGATGAAGTTGGGAATGGTGTAGTTTGTATAAGTTGATTTAGCTAGTGGTAAGCCTTGGAAGTTTGTGAGAAGTTGTGGCTAAGATGTAATAGAATACAAATACAATACATGAATGGGTATAAACCTTACACTTTGATTTTTCAAATGTTTTTGGTAACTTTTTAGGATGGTTGCAAATATTTTGTGTTTGAGTTATAtattattacttgtttgttttggaaTTTCCTTGATAATTATGTACAGAACAGATTTATATGACATTGAGAGCAAGTGAAGGATAGAGGATGTCTGGTATGGTATGGTATGTTGCTTTTTTGTACTGAATCTTTCATTAGGTTTATGAATAAAATAACAGCTTTAACTCTCTTTATAAGAAGAATTTGAGTTAGTATTGTTGAtaaatttttattgtgaaaCATTAGCTGaatgtaacaataatattaTGGGAAAGAAATAGTAACCAGAGGAGGCTCCTTTTGTTAAAGTGTTTGAGAAAAAGAAACCTAATTATTGGGTTTATAACTTGTGAAGGCGATAATTTTGCGTTGGATCCTTAGGAAACTAAGTTCTCCCTGTTGTTATAATGTTCAGTTGCTATCTATTTGAATGACAATATGAGGGGTGCAATGGAGAGGGAGAGCTAacattctttttctttccttatgTATATGAATATGATtgttagtataattttataaagtgaataattttcttttcttctgtCATTGTTAATTACGGAAGACACTTGAATTGTTTAGTGTTGATTACACCCTTGGTAATGGTAATGTTAATGCTAAGCGTACATGGTTTTACTCTTGCCTTAGGGTTGTGCTTAGTGTTTTATCTTATCCATATATGTATATGGTTTTATATGATAACCGTGTCAATTGTATTATATTAATTGGGTTGTTTCAGTAAATCGTGTTTTCGATCTTATATCAAACAAGGCATTCTATTATTGTATAAAGAAACCAAATCACACTAATTGCATGAATCAAGGCAGAAATTAAACGTGAAGCAATCCTTTTCTGGACCACCTTCACCTTAACACATGTTTCATAGACGTTTCcgcctttctttctttctttattttttattttattttatttatatttgatTAAAAAGATGGACGGACTAATAATTCCAAGTTTGGGTATTTTCATGTCCGTATTCTGAGAATATTCTCAAGGCATTAGAGCAAGTTGGTGGTTCATTTTCTGATGATAATTTCTGTTCAAACGGCCAACTCTTTTGTatctatcatttttttttttttggataattttgtatcattttaatttcacttttgaatCCTACAATTGTTTTGCCTGtcaatttaacattttaatataaaatatttattattgataaaagaatgtttttagaaaattaCAGATTTACTCAAGCAAGTTTAGTTTTACCCTGATACGACCGAAAATTTAAATTGATTGATTTTATAGTTTTTCGACTATCACATCGGATCTTCTAAATAAGTTTGTTGATAAAATAAAGCAGTTATATGTATTTTGACTGATTGTTTGTATGCAAATTtttatgcaatttttttttgtgatttaactTATATTTGACATACTTAAATATTATCATTTCGGCAtgttatttataactgtttcagtaatagaataaatattttgaattgatgTTTGCAAAGTTTGatatgataattaaataatgagttaaataataataaaatgatctttctaaattttcaattagcgaaggataaaattgatcttacttgatAACATTATtggaaaaatataaatatacacCTTATCCCTTAAGAAAATGGGATTAATCCATAGTATTGTCTCTCTTCTTACTAAATAAGCTTGGCTTGCAAATATAATTACTAATAAATTATATGTCATTTAAGCATTTGCAATTGATCCGTAAAGAGAGTTTGCATATTATGAAAATTTAACTGCAACAGTGGTATTTGTGTCATAATAGTTGATTTTCACTGTAGACACAGACAGTTTATATGGGAGGACGCAAAGGAGTATCCTGATAAAAGCATATTCTTATTTGGATACTTGCCGACTAAAATTTAAATTCCAAATCCAAGATGTAAATATGCCCAAGTTGCAACTTggatttaatattttatgacaCTTCATTTTACATGATAATTAACTAAAGTAAAGCATTTAATAATTCCATTCCGTATCCCTTTCTTCTTCACCGTCAGCTGGTACATCACTGCGCATTTTAAAAAATGTTTTGATGATTAAAATCACCCATTGAAAttgaacaataataataacatcaACGTTTCTCCGGTGGAATCAACGAAAAACACTTGGATTATAACACCACCACTCATACATCTGATTTGTACATCATCTAATTTACAACTAACAATTCATCAAAGGTTTCAATcccaaaataaagaaaataaaaaagatcgCAAACCATATTATGCTGCTCTCAGAAAACTATAGCCCATACATATAAAAGAATCATGAATACATATGGAGCGATCGGATAACTACCGATCAGAGCGGCCCTTGATATCGGAAGCGAGACGAGAAGCGATTGCAGAATGATACATAACGTcgtgaaatgatgacgtgtcaCTGGTCAACATGCGGAGCTGTTTCGCCTTCTCTTCCGTGAAACCACCAGGAACAAACCGAGATCTCGCCTGTTTAGGTTCCAGATCCGGCTCCGATCTGCTCTCTTTTTTGTCCGGTTTTGTCTCGGAGCCAATGTAGTCAGGCTCGGAGGACCAACCAAAAACCGGAGACCACCAATTGTTCGAAGATGTTCTCCGGCTGTAGGGGTCGGGTCTCGGAGTTCCGGCTCTGATGCTAACGGAATtcagaggaagaagatgagtaGCCATTTATTGTGGGAGAAATAGAAAGGGTGAAAGAGGGTTTTGGAAAGGTCTGAAAGAGAGGGAAGCTTGAAAAAGGTAAAGctggggttttgtttttggaTGAATCAGTATTTGaagggaaagagaaagagaaaaatgagaaaagaTAGGCTAGCAGATAAGATTGCACACCTGGAGGTTACATCAGAGGGGTTGAAGGGTTATTTTACTCTCTAGTTTTCTTTCTTTTACCGGCGATTCCGGTTTTCTGGTTTCCATTTAAGGCTCTAATCTTCTAGACAGATGTTGAAAATTAAATGGATGTCCATCTACATATTTAGACTTATTTAAAAACaacttatttacatatttagactcatTTGAAAACAACTTgtatatctagactattttattataaattaccCATAataccttttatatatatataaattattccTCCTTTAGCTCTTTCTTTTCTCCATATCTCTCTCTCTTCATTTCTTAAAGTTAGATTGAAATCCTTCATTTTAATACATCAATCCAACCTTAAGCTTTtcatataagtattatgttaatTTCACATATATAAACTCATTTGAACTTGttagttttgtgtttttgaagttaaaattttgaaaaacatgtatttgAACTTAGTTTTGGTAACCTGATAGCTTCTTAAATTGTGATTTTTCTTCGCGGAATCGCAAACTGCGAAGACTGCTTTACATCCGGAACATATAAATACATTCGTAGATTCTGCGAAGACTGCAAAGTATATGTAATTTGTTTGCTTTATTTGCTTTATTACATTGTTTGATAATATCTTTTGgtttttttgttgtttatcTTTGATAGCAGTATGTCAACCGACCACTTATTGTGTGTAATCATGTGGAATGACCAATGGAAAACCATTGGAAAAACCATCACATACAATACAAACTACATACGGTCCAAACAAAGTTCTTGGGGATAGTAGTTCTGATTGTTGATTCAAATGATGTAGAGTGCTTCATAGAGTATTTTCGGATGAATCCAAGCGATGTTATCCCACTATATGTTAATTTTGAATCACGAATAATCCAACAACGAGCTATGAAGAGAGAAAATGTTATTCAATCAAGTTGTTTGAATTGGACACTACCACTGAAGTAGACACAACCATTGAAGTCTGAACTCATTGGCTAGGAAAAGAAAATATCACTAATTTCAACCTTGCATCCAACCTTGGTTTAGATGATATTAGCTCGAATCCGGTCTATTTTTCGGAAGAAACGACGTACGAAGAAGACATTTGGGGTCATTTTGACACAAAAGAAATGGTAAACAAAGAAACGGTAAATGATGAACAACCTATCCCTCGGAAACAATCTCATCACAAAGTTGTTCCCCAAAGCAATATATTGGCAAGTATATATGAGGCGGATGATGTAGAAAGAATAAGAAAGAGGACCGATCCATTTCGATGGCTCCTAGAGGTCCATGATGCACTTGTGCTTCCTATTGAAGCTAGTGCATCAAAAGGGGTTGTTGGTTTAAAGGTGTGTGATATATTCTCAAACAAACGAGCATTGCAAGATGCACTCGGAAAATGTGCAGTTAAAAACAGGTTCGAATGGAGAGTGTATAAGTCTAACAAGTTCATGTTTGAAGTTAGATGTAAGCATCATGAGACATGTAAATGCGTGCTAGAGGTATTGTGATACCCAATTTCGATATGTTTAGGCTCCGAAGAATGGATGAAATGAAGGAACACACATGTGCCAGAGATCAAATGTTACCACATCACAGGTAAGTGGAGAAATGACTTGCCGGCATACTACTTGCGGATAAGTTTGATCTCGGGGATAGAGTGTATAGACCAAAGGACATTGTGAAAGATTTTGAGAAAGTGTATAAAATCAACTTGTCTTACATacaagcttggagagcaagatgTTGGGCGTTAGAAGATGCGATGGGTTCACTAGACGAGTCATTTATGTTGTTACCGTACTCCTGCGAGACCCTGAAAAAATGCAATCGAGGTACGGTAACATATATTCAAATCGATGATAATGATAACTTCAAGTACTTCTTTTTGGCGTTTGGTCCTTCACTTAGAGCGTTTAAAGAACACATTCGCCATGTTCTTTGTGTTGATGGAGCATTCTTAAAAGGTAAATATCCCAGCCAATTGTACATCCAATAGCATATGTTTCCTTCTGGGAAATTAGACAACTCAAATCCTTCCAGAAGGATTGTCAATAACCAGACCTCCTCCGTTCTttggatcaaactatacattttggaaaaacagtatGAAGAACTTCATCCAAGCAcaaaacatgagtgcctggttGGCAATAGTGAAAGGCCCCTATGAACCATATGAAACAGTTGAAGGAGTTAAAACTCTCAAAACTGAAgataagtggtcagaggataaCTTAAAGAAGCTCTAGAATAATGcatcggctatcaatatgcttcattgtgctctagatgctaCATAGTATAATAAGATTTCAGGatgcgagtcagcacaagagatttggaacaagctggaagtcacctacgagggaaccaacaAGGTTAAAGAGTCAAAGGTCAATCAGAATATGACGCTCTATGAACTCTTTGAGATGAAGGAAGGTGAAggcatctctgagatgaatgctagattcacgAACATCATAAATGACCTCAAAGGACTTGGAAAAGTATTCTCATAGGAGGAGTAAGTAAAAAAGATTATCAGAAGCCTTCCAAAAGGATGACAGGCAAAGAAGACAACTATCGAAGAAGCTTAGGACTTAACAAAgtataagtatgatgagctgattGGATCCCTTCTGACTCACGAAATaccaatgaagaatttcgaagCTAAAGAAAATTCAGAAGATAAGAAATATAAGTCAATAGTGCTTAAAGTTGATTCTTCATAAGAAAGCATTactgatgatgaagagatggaaaTGTTCACCCGCAAAATGAAGTGGATGTTCAGAAAGAGTGATCAGTACAAGAAGCCATACAGAAGGTCTGAGCGACCAAGAAAGGAATAGGGTGAAAGCAAATCTCGGAACGACTCTTCCAAACCTATCACATGTTTTGAATGTTACCAACCTGGACACATTAAGTCTAACTGTCCAGTactaaagaaggataagaagtctgggaagaaggcaatggtagccACTTGGAGTGATAGCAATGAGTCTTCCTCCACAGAAGGTGATACTGCTGAGACAACCCATGTCTGCTTCATAGCTGTGGAGACAGAAGGACAGAGTGTTGATGAAGTAGAAGCGTCTGATGCATCTAAAAATGAAGATCAAAATCTTGAGGTAATATCTCTTTATGTCTATAGaaaagaaatgataaatgccatGTGTGACGTCTATGCACTTGTTAAGAAGTGCAATAAGAAAATAAGGGCACTAGGCAGAAGATGTGATAAGATTGAGGAAGTCAAACTCTCTGACATCCAATATCTCCTTCAGGACAATATCAGGCAAGATGAGaatttaaaaatcatgcataagttTTTCTCTGAGGTTCAGAAGGAAACTAAAAGCCTTCGGAAGGATATCACATCTATTTAGAGTCAATTGACTTCGAATCAAAATAACCCCCATCGTTAGTACACCGGAAGTAGTTCTTCTAGTAGGAAAGGATGGAATCCACAGAGGAATTCCAATACGACTTTTATGGAAAATATGGTCACACCACTAATGATTGTTGGCATAAAAATGGCTATACTAAACATGAGAATATTAAACCTATCAGAACTAACCTCAaatgacccaaaaagacttaGGTACCTAAGAAGCCTTGATATTATTATTGATACATGTTGGCCTGAGATGTGCACAGCAGTcgaaaatgtggtatattgacaacgcatgctcaaggcacatgactggtgatgaaactcaattcatcacactcgA comes from Euphorbia lathyris chromosome 8, ddEupLath1.1, whole genome shotgun sequence and encodes:
- the LOC136202886 gene encoding uncharacterized protein; the protein is MSDPSNQEVLARNQKRGPQFKFLVPLIYAPVLPLIRIALRRNPVVRDRVFTAVLAGGFAHGFYLVTDLYDIESK